The stretch of DNA GATGGGTGGTGACGGCGGCACCTGGGACCGCTTCGCCCGCGCACTCGTCGCCCGCGGGCGACGAGTCCTCGTCCCGGACCTGCGGGGGCACGGGCGCAGCGCGCGGGCCGCGTCGTACCTGTTCGAGGAGTTCGGCGCCGACGTGGTGGAGGTGTGCGACAACCTGGGGTTGACGAGGGTGGATCTCGTCGGGCACTCGCTCGGGGGTCATGCCGCGTCGCTCGCGGCGCAGGCCCGCCCCGGGCTGGTCCGCCGGCTGGTGATCGAGGAGGCCCCGCTCCCGTTGCGTCCCGGTGACCCGGAACAGGTGTTCGCGAACCGATTGCCGTCGCTGCCGGAACTCTGGCACGCGACGACGAGCGTCATCCGGCATCCGCGGGCCGTGTTCGCCTTCGACCGGTCGATGACGGGCTCGGCGATCGAGCAGTTCCGCCGCCCGGATTCGTTGTGGTGGGACAGATTGCCGGACATCGAGGCCGACACGCTCATCCTGCGCGGCGGACCGGGCGGGATGGTGGACCCGCGCAAGCTCGAGTCCGCGGTCGCGGCGATTCCGCGGTGCCGGGTGGCGGTGTTTCCCGGCGGCCACAGCATTCACCGCGACCGGTACGACGAGTTCGCGGCGGAGGTCCTGCCGTTTCTGATGCGGCCTCCGACGAGCTGACAAAAAGTCCGAAAATGTAAACCGCGGCGGCCTCGACAGGACTAGCGTGGAAACGGAAAGAGGGGGCTCGGAACGAGGAAGAAGGACCCACGATGTCGACACTCACGCCCGGACGTCCCTACGCGCCCGGCAGGCAAGGGTTCAGCTCGCTCCGCGACGGGGGACTCAACTGGGACGCGTTCCCGTTGCGGCTGTTCACGAAGGGCAACGCCAAGTTCTGGAACCCCACGGACCTCGACTTCAGCCGGGACGCGGAGGACTGGGAGGGGCTGAACTCGGAGCAGCAGCGCAACTCCACGTATCTGGTCGCGCAGTTCATCGCCGGTGAGGAAGCGGTCACCGAGGACATCCAGCCGTTCATGAAGGCGATGGCCGCCGAGGGCCGCTTCGGCGACGAGATGTATCTGACGCAGTTCTGTTTCGAGGAGGCCAAGCACACCCAGGTGTTCCGGTTGTGGATGGATGCGGTGGGCCTGACCCGCGACCTGCACCCGTTCGTCGCCGACAACCCGTTCTACCGGCAGTTGTTCTACGAGGAGTTGCCGGGATCGCTGAAGGTCCTCGAGACCGATCCCAGCCCGGCCAATCAGGTGCGCGCGAGCGTCACCTACAACCACGTCATCGAGGGCAGCCTCGCGCTCACCGGGTACTACGCGTGGCAGAAGGTGTGCACGACGCGCGGAATCCTGCCGGGGATGCAGGAACTCGTCCGCAGGATCGGTGACGACGAACGACGCCACATGGCGTGGGGAACGTTCACCTGTCGCCGGCACGTCGCCGCCGACGACGGCAACTGGGGAGTGGTCCAGGAACGGATGGCGGAGCTGATGCCGTTGGCACTGGGCATGATCGACTGGGTCAACAAGCAATTCGAGGTGCAGCCGTACGGCCTCGACGACCAGGAGTTCATCGCCTACGCGGCGGATCGTGCGCAGCGCAGGCTGGGGGCGATCGAGTCGGCGCGCGGACGCCCGGTCGAGGAGATCGACCTGGACTACTCGCCCGAGGCGCTCGAGGAGAAATTCGGCGAGGAGGACGCCCAGGCGATGTCCGAGGCCGCGGGCTGAGACCTGCTTCGCGGTGCACGGGCCGAGTTGGGCGTCATGGCAGGATCTGCTCATGGCGCTCACCGCACTCGACCGCAGACTTCTCGGCTGGTCCGCAGCATTCGTGATCTCGCAGGCGAACATCCTCCGTCTGCTCGGTCCCGTGGCACCCCGGCTCGCCGAGATCCAGACGGCCCGCTCCGCGCGGGACTACACGTCGATCCTCGACGGGATGACCGACTCCGACACGGCGCGCTACCGCAGCCATTACTACCCGGACTTCGTCCACCCGCTGATCTACGCCGTCGCACTGCGCACGGGCGGCCGGAGGCTGGCGGAACTCACCCCGCTGTCGCCGAGAACGCAGAGGGTGCTGGCGGCGGCGCCGGTGATCTCCGCGGCGGGCGATTACGCCGAGAACGTCGTCGGGCTGTATCTGCTGTCGCACCGTGAGCACATCACCGACGCGACCGTGCGGACCACCAGCGCGGTCAGCGTCACCAAATGGGTGCTGGCACTCGGGACTCTCGGGTACCTGTCCCAGGGATTCGTGAGGGTCTGGGCGGGAAGGCTGTTCTCCCGCTAGATTCAGGCCCATGGGTGCTGTCGAGCTGAGCGTCGAGTACTTCACGGGCCAGGCCGAGTTCCGGGAGTGGCTCGCCGTTCATCACGCCTCCTCGCCCGGTATCTGGCTGAAGATGGCCAAGAAGGGGTCGGCGCATTCGTCGATCGACTACGGCGCGGCTCTGGAGGTCGCGCTGTGCTACGGCTGGATCGACAGCCAGGTCCGCCGCGTCGACGAGCACTTCTTCGTGCAACGGTTCACCCCGCGCTCGTCGCGGAGTCCCTGGTCGAAGCGGAACCGCGAGTTCGCGGAGAAGCTCGCGGAGGCCGGTCTCCTCGAGCCCGCGGGCGTGGCGGAAGTCGAGCGGGCCAGGGCGGACGGCCGCTGGGACCGCGCCTATGCGGGACAGAAGGCGGCGGAGATACCGCAGGACTTCCTGGCCGCCCTTGCGCGGAATCCCGAGGCCGAGGCCTTCTACGCGACGCTCGACAGCCACAACCGGTACGCCGTCTACTACCGGCTGCAGGACGCCAAGCGCCCGGAGACGCGGGCCCGCCGCATCGAGAAGTTCGTCCAGCAGCTGGCGGAGCGCAGGAAGTTCCACGACTGACCGATTTTTCGGCGGCTGTCACAATGGCAGCGTGCCCGACACGATCACCGCCACCTGTTCCGCGCTGTCCGCGACCGACGAACCGCTCGCGGGCACTGCTGCGCACGTCACCGGCTGGGTGTGCCTGGAGTACCCGGGCGCGTGGGGCCGGGACGTGCTCGACGGCACGGCACTCGGCCCGGACCTGGCCCGGGATCTCGACGCCCGCGCCGAGGCCGCCGGGGTGCGGATCATGTTCATCCGCCGACCCGGCCGCGGCACCGCGGCCCCGGACCGGCGAACGGTGCTGCTGGCACAGTCGCATCCCGCGCGGTCGTGGTGCGAGCGGCTGGAGGTCGGCTACCCGGAAGACCTGCTCGACCTGGACCTCGGTCTGGTCGCGGGGCCGGCGCCGGGTCTGGGCACGCCGGTGACGGACCCCGTCGCCCTGGTGTGCGCGCACGGAAAGAGAGACCAGTGCTGCGCCGTGCTCGGCCGGCCGGTCGCGGCCGGCCTGGCCGCGGAGTTCGGCGACGCGGTGTGGGAGTGCTCGCACACCGGCGGGCATCGGTTCGCGCCGTCGCTGATCCTGCTGCCGACGGGCTACACGTACGGCCGGCTGTCGGCGCAGCAGAGCGTCGACGCGGTCCGCGCCGCCGCCCGGGGCGAGGTGTACCGGACCGGGCTGCGCGGGCGCAGTTGCTGGGACGCCCCGCGGCAGGTGGCGGAACTCGCCGTCCGCGACCTGGTGGACGCGGCCGCCGACGAGCTGACGGTGGATGCGAATTCGGTTGTCACCCATCGCGACGGGCGTCGCTGGGTCGTCGACCTCGAGGAGCGGGAACTGCCACCGCGGCCGGCGAGTTGCGGGGCGGCGCCGAAACCGGTGCGACCCGTCGTCGCCACCGGAGTCCGCGCCCTCGCCCCCTGAGGCCGTCACCAGTGGGTGCCGGGCACCAGCCTTCCGACCTTCCGGGCGGCGCGGCCGAGCACCGACGACGTGTGGTGCCGGGGTTCCGGCGTGCGCCGAGGGGCCGGCGACGCGTCGTCCGTGCCGGTTCCCTTCGCGGCCGGTGAATCGGGGAACATGCGGTACATCTGGTGCATCACGCGATCCTTGACCGCCGGCGCGAAGACGTGGCCGAGTTCACCGAGCGTGCCGGTCGGGACGTCGATGCGTTTGGGGCGTTCGATCAGCGCCCGGACGACCATCGCGGCCGCCTTCTCCGGGGACGTGATCGGCCCGATGTTGTACCGGCCGGTGGGCGCGATCATCGGCGTCTCGACGAGGGGCATGTGGATGGTCGTGAACGTGATTCCGTCCGAGAGGGTTTCGGATGCCGCGACGTCGGTGAATCCGTCGAGAGCCGATTTGCTCGCGACGTAGGCGGCGAACCGTGGGGTCGCCCCCTGGACGCCG from Rhodococcus opacus B4 encodes:
- a CDS encoding sucrase ferredoxin; amino-acid sequence: MPDTITATCSALSATDEPLAGTAAHVTGWVCLEYPGAWGRDVLDGTALGPDLARDLDARAEAAGVRIMFIRRPGRGTAAPDRRTVLLAQSHPARSWCERLEVGYPEDLLDLDLGLVAGPAPGLGTPVTDPVALVCAHGKRDQCCAVLGRPVAAGLAAEFGDAVWECSHTGGHRFAPSLILLPTGYTYGRLSAQQSVDAVRAAARGEVYRTGLRGRSCWDAPRQVAELAVRDLVDAAADELTVDANSVVTHRDGRRWVVDLEERELPPRPASCGAAPKPVRPVVATGVRALAP
- a CDS encoding YdeI/OmpD-associated family protein; this encodes MGAVELSVEYFTGQAEFREWLAVHHASSPGIWLKMAKKGSAHSSIDYGAALEVALCYGWIDSQVRRVDEHFFVQRFTPRSSRSPWSKRNREFAEKLAEAGLLEPAGVAEVERARADGRWDRAYAGQKAAEIPQDFLAALARNPEAEAFYATLDSHNRYAVYYRLQDAKRPETRARRIEKFVQQLAERRKFHD
- a CDS encoding R2-like ligand-binding oxidase, which produces MSTLTPGRPYAPGRQGFSSLRDGGLNWDAFPLRLFTKGNAKFWNPTDLDFSRDAEDWEGLNSEQQRNSTYLVAQFIAGEEAVTEDIQPFMKAMAAEGRFGDEMYLTQFCFEEAKHTQVFRLWMDAVGLTRDLHPFVADNPFYRQLFYEELPGSLKVLETDPSPANQVRASVTYNHVIEGSLALTGYYAWQKVCTTRGILPGMQELVRRIGDDERRHMAWGTFTCRRHVAADDGNWGVVQERMAELMPLALGMIDWVNKQFEVQPYGLDDQEFIAYAADRAQRRLGAIESARGRPVEEIDLDYSPEALEEKFGEEDAQAMSEAAG
- a CDS encoding alpha/beta fold hydrolase; protein product: MDTSRTTPTRAGIEIAYRDSGGSSDPGTVPVVLVHGMGGDGGTWDRFARALVARGRRVLVPDLRGHGRSARAASYLFEEFGADVVEVCDNLGLTRVDLVGHSLGGHAASLAAQARPGLVRRLVIEEAPLPLRPGDPEQVFANRLPSLPELWHATTSVIRHPRAVFAFDRSMTGSAIEQFRRPDSLWWDRLPDIEADTLILRGGPGGMVDPRKLESAVAAIPRCRVAVFPGGHSIHRDRYDEFAAEVLPFLMRPPTS